Proteins encoded together in one Microbacterium sp. zg-Y625 window:
- a CDS encoding Rv2175c family DNA-binding protein, giving the protein METAWLTLPELVETLGEPLGRVRRLIDEYHLVASRRTGKLAVPEVFILDGHPLSSLRGTAIVLHDAGFTDDEAIDWLLEHDDSIGLPPIEALRQGRKAEVRRVAQTLA; this is encoded by the coding sequence ATCGAGACCGCTTGGCTGACACTGCCTGAACTCGTCGAGACCCTCGGCGAACCTCTGGGTCGGGTGAGGCGCCTCATCGACGAGTACCACCTCGTGGCATCCCGCCGCACCGGCAAGCTGGCGGTGCCGGAGGTGTTCATCCTGGACGGGCACCCGCTCTCGTCGCTGCGCGGCACCGCGATCGTGCTGCACGACGCCGGATTCACCGACGACGAGGCGATCGACTGGCTGCTCGAGCACGACGACTCGATCGGACTGCCCCCCATCGAGGCCCTGCGTCAAGGCCGCAAGGCCGAGGTGCGACGGGTCGCGCAGACCCTCGCCTGA
- a CDS encoding polyprenyl synthetase family protein produces MSPTADPIEAVSQRLVDFFTQQRDAAQAEGPEAVTFVEAGVGAVGGGKRLRARFCVTGWRAVAEAGGRRPGEAPSEVITAAAALEIFQAAALVHDDLIDNSDTRRGRPSAHRALEAGHRDAGWLGDQAGFGRSAAILLGDLLVAWSDDLLEDGLTSATCAAAARREYARMRRDVTIGQFLDIAEEAAFRQSPDGEHADRALRVASLKSARYSVQQPLLVGAALAGADAQQHAALAAFGHPVGMAFQLRDDVLGVFGDTAVTGKPSGDDLREGKRTVLIAFARETLPPSARRTLDELLGDPQLDQEQIGALQRTIVDSGALARVEDLIAAYAAEADQALRGAHLGAAAVGELRDLARAATARSA; encoded by the coding sequence GTGTCGCCTACCGCGGATCCCATCGAAGCTGTTTCACAGCGACTGGTCGACTTCTTCACACAGCAGCGGGATGCCGCCCAGGCAGAGGGGCCGGAAGCGGTCACGTTCGTCGAGGCCGGGGTCGGCGCCGTCGGCGGCGGCAAGCGCCTTCGCGCCCGCTTCTGCGTGACCGGATGGCGGGCTGTGGCCGAGGCCGGAGGCCGCCGCCCGGGAGAGGCGCCGTCCGAGGTCATCACCGCCGCCGCCGCACTGGAGATCTTCCAGGCCGCCGCGCTCGTGCACGACGACCTCATCGACAACTCCGACACCCGGCGTGGCCGCCCGTCCGCGCATCGCGCGCTGGAGGCGGGTCACCGGGATGCCGGCTGGCTGGGCGACCAGGCGGGGTTCGGACGCTCCGCAGCGATCCTGCTGGGCGATCTGCTGGTGGCGTGGAGCGACGACCTGCTCGAAGACGGGCTGACCTCGGCCACCTGCGCCGCGGCCGCGCGTCGGGAGTATGCGCGCATGCGCCGCGACGTCACGATCGGCCAGTTCCTCGACATCGCCGAGGAGGCGGCCTTCCGCCAGTCCCCCGATGGCGAGCATGCCGACCGCGCGCTGCGCGTGGCATCGCTCAAGTCCGCCCGCTACAGCGTTCAGCAGCCGCTCCTGGTCGGCGCGGCCCTCGCCGGGGCGGACGCGCAGCAGCACGCCGCACTGGCGGCCTTCGGGCACCCCGTGGGCATGGCGTTCCAGCTGCGCGACGACGTGCTCGGCGTCTTCGGCGACACGGCGGTCACCGGCAAGCCCTCCGGCGACGATCTGCGCGAGGGGAAGCGAACCGTGCTCATCGCCTTCGCCCGCGAGACCCTCCCGCCGAGCGCCCGGCGGACGCTCGATGAGCTCCTCGGCGACCCCCAGCTCGACCAGGAGCAGATCGGCGCGCTGCAGCGCACGATCGTCGACTCCGGCGCCCTGGCCCGGGTGGAGGACCTCATCGCCGCATACGCCGCCGAGGCCGACCAGGCGCTTCGCGGCGCGCATCTGGGCGCCGCCGCGGTCGGCGAGCTGCGAGACCTCGCCCGCGCGGCGACGGCCCGATCGGCCTGA
- a CDS encoding DUF3040 domain-containing protein, with translation MPLSEQEQRLLDEMERHLMRNDADVVSAPRDGRTLSYRNIVYGTILVLLGLGGLIAGVSTGYVAIGVVAFIVMLGGVVLAVTPTRGSGRAPVDGSRARPGAPRSSTSFMDRMNERWDRRQDRH, from the coding sequence ATGCCACTGTCCGAACAGGAGCAGCGCCTGCTCGATGAGATGGAACGCCATCTCATGCGCAACGACGCCGACGTGGTGAGCGCGCCTCGCGATGGGCGCACGCTCAGCTATCGCAACATCGTCTACGGCACGATCCTCGTGCTTCTCGGCCTCGGCGGCCTCATCGCGGGGGTATCGACGGGCTACGTCGCCATCGGTGTCGTCGCCTTCATCGTCATGCTCGGTGGTGTGGTGCTCGCCGTCACCCCCACGCGCGGCTCCGGCCGCGCGCCGGTCGATGGATCCCGCGCCCGCCCGGGCGCTCCACGTTCCTCCACCTCGTTCATGGATCGCATGAATGAGCGCTGGGATCGCCGCCAAGACCGGCACTGA
- the mraZ gene encoding division/cell wall cluster transcriptional repressor MraZ has protein sequence MLLGTHTPKLDDKGRVILPSKFRDDLGPGVVITRGQERCLYVFSTAEFERVYERIREAPLTNKQSRDFQRMFLSAASAEKPDSQNRITIPPPLRAYANLDRELVVTGVGAHAEIWNADAWNAYAEGNEDSYSDMEEEVIPGLF, from the coding sequence ATGCTGTTGGGCACCCACACTCCCAAGCTCGACGACAAGGGCCGCGTCATCCTCCCGTCGAAGTTCCGCGACGACCTCGGCCCCGGCGTCGTCATCACCCGTGGTCAGGAGCGCTGCCTGTACGTGTTCAGCACCGCGGAGTTCGAGCGGGTGTACGAGCGCATCCGCGAGGCGCCGCTGACGAACAAGCAGTCCCGCGACTTCCAGCGCATGTTCCTCTCGGCCGCCAGCGCCGAGAAGCCCGACAGCCAGAACCGCATCACCATCCCGCCCCCGCTGCGGGCCTACGCCAACCTCGACCGCGAACTGGTCGTCACGGGTGTCGGCGCCCACGCCGAGATCTGGAACGCCGACGCGTGGAACGCCTACGCCGAAGGAAACGAAGACAGCTACTCCGACATGGAGGAGGAGGTGATCCCGGGCCTCTTCTGA
- the rsmH gene encoding 16S rRNA (cytosine(1402)-N(4))-methyltransferase RsmH has translation MEARDIHTPVMLERCVALLGPALQHEGAVFVDATLGMGGHSEAMLERFPEAHLIGLDRDTDALRIAGERLARFGDRVSLVHTVYDGIAEAVASTGRRNADAILFDLGVSSLQLDEADRGFAYARDAPLDMRMDQTAGTTAADILATYGEGDLRRIFERYGEERLAGRYARAIIEARKAEPITRSGRLVDILQAATPAALKAAGHPAKRVFQALRVEVNAELSALERAIPAALSLLPVGGRIVVLSYQSLEDRLVKRELAAAAASTAPAGLPVELPEHAPRMKLLVKGAELASAEERARNPRATPVRLRAAERLREDA, from the coding sequence ATGGAAGCCCGCGACATCCACACCCCCGTCATGCTCGAGCGCTGCGTCGCGCTGCTCGGGCCCGCCCTCCAGCACGAGGGCGCCGTCTTCGTGGACGCCACCCTCGGCATGGGCGGCCATTCCGAGGCGATGCTCGAGCGGTTCCCCGAGGCCCACCTGATCGGGCTGGACCGCGACACCGACGCCCTGCGCATCGCGGGGGAGCGGCTCGCCCGCTTCGGCGACCGGGTCAGCCTCGTCCACACCGTCTACGACGGGATCGCCGAGGCGGTGGCATCCACCGGCCGAAGGAACGCCGACGCCATCCTGTTCGACCTGGGTGTCTCGTCGCTGCAGCTCGACGAGGCGGACCGCGGATTCGCCTACGCGCGGGACGCGCCGCTGGACATGCGCATGGACCAGACCGCCGGCACGACCGCCGCCGACATCCTCGCGACCTACGGTGAGGGGGACCTGCGCCGCATCTTCGAGCGATACGGCGAAGAGAGGCTCGCCGGTCGCTACGCCCGCGCCATCATCGAGGCCCGCAAGGCGGAGCCGATCACGCGGTCAGGCCGGCTCGTCGACATCCTGCAGGCGGCGACGCCCGCCGCGCTGAAGGCAGCCGGTCACCCGGCCAAGCGGGTCTTCCAGGCGCTGCGCGTGGAGGTCAACGCCGAACTGTCGGCGCTGGAGCGCGCGATCCCGGCGGCCCTGAGCCTGCTCCCGGTCGGCGGGCGGATCGTGGTGCTGTCCTACCAGTCCCTCGAGGACCGTCTCGTCAAGCGCGAGCTCGCCGCCGCCGCGGCGTCGACCGCGCCGGCCGGCCTGCCGGTGGAACTGCCCGAGCATGCCCCGCGCATGAAGCTGCTGGTGAAGGGCGCAGAACTCGCCTCCGCCGAGGAGCGGGCTCGCAATCCGCGGGCCACACCGGTGCGACTGCGCGCCGCCGAACGACTGCGGGAGGACGCATGA
- a CDS encoding peptidoglycan D,D-transpeptidase FtsI family protein, producing the protein MTTRATRSPRRRTVAALAVVLAVLSGFILRLVDIQVVNADEHIADSQALALGAHEELYGTRGEVVDADGEPLATSILKYDGKLDPLNVGPVDREIDGVTVEVPWEQVAAEMGAITGQSADEIMKIVDDALAADPGSRFAYLKRGLTTEQYRELAALRAPFVRFDPHPERTYPDGAVAGNLLGFMGSDGEPLAGVEQIENACLAPQDGERSYQRGADGVVIPGTEIETPAVDGGTLQLTIDRDLQWYLQQLIAEEVQNKQASSGAIFVLEVATGKIRAAAEYPTVDPNNVDGSAPEDRGSRLFLESYEPGSTLKAITAASVIDAGVATPHTTVTAGDYETFPNGARVGDFESHPVLNYTLTGALIDSSNVALSKFGEMLTADTRHEYLQRFGVGKGTAIGWPQEPQGVLHPPAEWDNQTFYATTFGQGYTMTSPQVASAYQALANGGLKMPLSIVESCTLADGTVIEPDLPAPEQVVSKEAADAVTLMLENVAVQAQMADYIAVDGYRIAAKTGTAQVAGENGYKSGVYFTSLIGIVPADDPQYIVLTTLDEPTTIRSSAANRQAFQKAVMQVLKNYRVLPSDSQTPLLPKTQ; encoded by the coding sequence ATGACGACACGAGCCACCCGCAGCCCGCGCCGACGCACCGTCGCCGCTCTCGCCGTCGTCCTCGCCGTGCTCTCCGGGTTCATCCTGCGGCTCGTCGACATCCAGGTGGTCAACGCGGACGAGCACATCGCCGACTCGCAGGCACTGGCGCTCGGCGCCCATGAGGAGCTCTATGGCACGCGTGGCGAGGTCGTCGACGCGGACGGCGAGCCGCTGGCCACGAGCATTCTGAAGTACGACGGCAAGCTCGACCCCCTCAACGTCGGCCCCGTCGATCGCGAGATCGACGGCGTGACGGTCGAAGTGCCCTGGGAGCAGGTGGCCGCCGAGATGGGGGCCATCACCGGGCAGAGCGCGGACGAGATCATGAAGATCGTCGACGACGCCCTCGCGGCCGACCCCGGCAGCCGGTTCGCCTACCTCAAACGAGGTCTTACGACGGAGCAGTACCGGGAGCTGGCCGCCCTGCGGGCGCCGTTCGTGCGTTTCGATCCGCACCCCGAGCGCACCTACCCCGACGGGGCGGTCGCCGGCAACCTGCTCGGCTTCATGGGCTCGGACGGCGAGCCCCTCGCCGGCGTGGAGCAGATCGAGAACGCCTGCCTCGCGCCGCAGGACGGGGAGCGCAGCTACCAGCGCGGTGCCGACGGGGTCGTGATCCCCGGCACCGAGATCGAGACTCCCGCCGTGGACGGCGGCACGCTGCAGTTGACGATCGACCGCGACCTGCAGTGGTATCTGCAGCAGCTCATCGCCGAAGAGGTGCAGAACAAGCAGGCCTCGAGCGGCGCGATCTTCGTGCTCGAGGTGGCCACCGGCAAGATCCGGGCCGCGGCGGAGTACCCGACCGTCGACCCCAACAACGTCGATGGGTCGGCGCCCGAGGACCGGGGTTCGCGCCTGTTCCTGGAGTCCTACGAGCCCGGATCGACCCTCAAGGCCATCACCGCAGCCAGCGTCATCGACGCGGGCGTCGCCACGCCGCACACGACCGTGACCGCGGGTGACTATGAGACCTTCCCGAACGGTGCGCGCGTCGGCGATTTCGAATCGCACCCCGTGCTGAACTACACCCTCACCGGTGCGCTGATCGACTCGTCGAACGTCGCCCTGTCGAAGTTCGGCGAGATGCTCACCGCCGACACGCGCCACGAGTACCTGCAACGCTTCGGGGTGGGCAAGGGCACCGCCATCGGCTGGCCGCAGGAGCCGCAGGGGGTGCTGCATCCTCCCGCAGAGTGGGACAACCAGACGTTCTACGCCACGACCTTCGGGCAGGGCTACACGATGACCTCCCCCCAGGTCGCGAGCGCCTATCAGGCCCTTGCGAACGGCGGGCTGAAGATGCCGCTGTCGATCGTGGAGTCCTGCACGCTCGCCGACGGCACCGTGATCGAGCCCGATCTGCCCGCGCCCGAGCAGGTCGTGTCGAAGGAGGCCGCAGACGCGGTGACCCTCATGCTCGAGAACGTCGCGGTGCAGGCTCAGATGGCCGACTACATCGCCGTGGACGGCTACCGCATCGCCGCCAAGACGGGTACCGCGCAGGTCGCAGGGGAGAACGGCTACAAGTCGGGCGTCTACTTCACGTCGCTCATCGGCATCGTGCCGGCCGACGATCCGCAGTACATCGTTCTGACCACGCTCGACGAGCCGACTACCATTAGATCGTCTGCTGCGAACCGCCAGGCCTTCCAGAAGGCCGTGATGCAGGTGCTCAAGAACTACCGCGTCCTGCCCTCTGATTCGCAGACGCCCCTTCTTCCCAAGACGCAGTGA
- a CDS encoding UDP-N-acetylmuramoyl-tripeptide--D-alanyl-D-alanine ligase, with protein sequence MIPLTFAEVARATSGELRPAGGAGPDTVVTGAVDTDSRLIEPGGIFVAKPGEDTDGHLFVDAALERGAALAIVERPVSAAVSQIVVADAVAALADLAREVVARVRAGGRLRIVGITGSNGKTTTKNMLARILQDEGETVAPRASFNNEVGAPLTMLRVTHDTRFLVSEFGASGPGEIARLAGLVQPDVGVVLMVGMAHAGGFGGVEATLRAKSELIHAVRRGGIAVLNADDARVATMATIAADRDQSVRWFGRTSAADVRAEDVEVDADGTSCTVVIEGERLPLRLRVLGEHHVMNALAALTAATALGVSARDAIARLETLELAERWRMQPLGSTRVRIINDAYNASPDSMAAALRTLAQIAGPDQRTVAVLGAMSELGEFSGEEHDRIGLLAVRLNIRRIVVVGPEARRLFISVISEGSWDGEAVYFATADEAYDYLSGELRDGDRVLVKSSNAAGLRHLGDRLGESFS encoded by the coding sequence ATGATCCCCTTGACGTTCGCCGAGGTCGCCCGGGCCACATCCGGTGAACTCCGCCCGGCCGGCGGAGCCGGTCCGGACACCGTGGTGACCGGCGCGGTCGACACCGACTCCCGCCTCATCGAACCCGGCGGCATCTTCGTCGCGAAGCCGGGGGAGGACACCGACGGCCACCTGTTCGTCGACGCCGCCCTCGAGCGCGGCGCGGCGCTGGCGATCGTCGAACGCCCCGTGTCGGCGGCTGTCAGCCAGATCGTCGTGGCCGACGCCGTCGCCGCGCTGGCGGACCTGGCACGCGAGGTCGTCGCCCGGGTGCGCGCCGGCGGCCGACTGCGGATCGTCGGGATCACCGGCTCCAACGGCAAGACGACGACCAAGAACATGCTGGCGCGCATCCTGCAGGACGAGGGTGAGACCGTCGCACCGCGCGCCTCGTTCAACAACGAGGTCGGCGCGCCGCTGACGATGCTGCGCGTCACCCATGACACGCGGTTCCTCGTCAGCGAGTTCGGCGCCAGCGGCCCGGGAGAGATCGCCCGGCTCGCCGGACTCGTGCAGCCCGACGTCGGCGTGGTGCTGATGGTGGGCATGGCGCACGCCGGAGGATTCGGGGGCGTCGAGGCGACCCTGCGGGCGAAGTCCGAGCTCATCCACGCCGTGCGTCGCGGCGGGATCGCCGTGCTCAACGCCGACGACGCACGCGTGGCCACGATGGCGACGATCGCCGCCGACCGCGACCAGAGCGTCCGCTGGTTCGGGCGCACGTCGGCGGCCGACGTGCGCGCTGAGGACGTCGAGGTGGATGCCGACGGCACATCGTGCACCGTCGTCATCGAGGGAGAGCGCCTGCCGCTGCGGCTGCGCGTGCTGGGGGAGCACCACGTGATGAACGCCCTGGCGGCGCTCACGGCGGCCACCGCGCTCGGGGTCAGCGCCCGCGACGCCATCGCACGCCTGGAGACGCTTGAACTCGCCGAGCGATGGCGCATGCAGCCGCTGGGCTCGACCCGGGTGCGCATCATCAACGACGCCTACAACGCCAGCCCCGACTCCATGGCGGCGGCGCTGCGGACGCTCGCGCAGATCGCGGGTCCCGACCAGCGCACCGTCGCCGTGCTCGGCGCGATGAGCGAGCTGGGCGAATTCTCCGGTGAGGAGCACGATCGCATCGGGCTGCTGGCGGTGCGCCTGAACATCCGCCGCATCGTCGTGGTGGGGCCGGAGGCGCGGCGCCTGTTCATCTCCGTCATCTCCGAGGGCTCCTGGGACGGGGAGGCGGTCTACTTCGCCACAGCCGACGAGGCCTACGACTACCTCTCCGGGGAGCTGCGCGACGGCGACCGTGTGCTGGTGAAGTCGTCCAACGCTGCGGGCCTGCGGCATCTGGGTGATCGTCTGGGAGAATCGTTCTCGTGA
- the mraY gene encoding phospho-N-acetylmuramoyl-pentapeptide-transferase has translation MRSLLIAATISLSFTLFLTPLFIRLFKKLGWGQVIRTPEDGNNPQHGAKRGTPTMGGIVFILASVIGYLVGTYVGGSPPTASGLLVLWMMVGLGVVGFIDDYLKVRSQRSLGLSGWRKVIGQVLVAVPFGIFALNFPNVRDVTPASAHISLFRDIPVLSFMALGAIVGWILYLAWVSFLSVAWSNATNLTDGLDGLATGAGIFTVSAYSLVAFWQFQQRCISTALVPAYADACYLTRDPLDLTIVAASFIGALVGFLWWNAPKAKIFMGDVGSMAIGGVIVAMSILTRTELLAVLIAGVFVIAPGSVVLQRYYFKATGGKRIFLMSPFHHHLELRGWPEITIVVRMWIIAGILAVTGVALFYVEWLAAQ, from the coding sequence GTGAGATCCCTCCTTATCGCTGCGACGATCTCACTGTCGTTCACGCTCTTCCTCACGCCGCTGTTCATCCGGCTCTTCAAGAAGCTGGGCTGGGGGCAGGTCATCCGCACGCCGGAGGACGGCAACAACCCGCAGCACGGCGCCAAGCGCGGCACGCCCACGATGGGCGGGATCGTCTTCATCCTGGCCTCCGTCATCGGGTACCTCGTCGGCACGTACGTCGGCGGGAGCCCGCCCACCGCATCGGGCCTTCTGGTGCTCTGGATGATGGTGGGGCTCGGCGTCGTCGGCTTCATCGACGACTACCTGAAGGTGCGCAGCCAGCGCAGCCTCGGATTGTCGGGCTGGCGCAAGGTCATCGGCCAGGTGCTCGTGGCGGTGCCCTTCGGCATCTTCGCGCTCAACTTCCCGAATGTCCGCGACGTCACGCCGGCGTCGGCCCACATCTCGCTGTTCCGTGACATCCCGGTGCTGTCGTTCATGGCGCTGGGCGCCATCGTCGGCTGGATCCTCTACCTCGCGTGGGTGTCCTTCCTGTCGGTCGCCTGGTCCAACGCCACCAACCTCACCGACGGGCTCGACGGACTGGCCACGGGTGCGGGCATCTTCACGGTGTCGGCCTACAGCCTCGTGGCCTTCTGGCAGTTCCAGCAGCGGTGCATCAGCACGGCGCTCGTGCCGGCCTACGCCGACGCCTGCTACCTCACCCGCGACCCGCTGGACCTCACGATCGTCGCGGCATCCTTCATCGGCGCCCTCGTCGGCTTCCTCTGGTGGAACGCGCCCAAGGCCAAGATCTTCATGGGCGACGTCGGGTCGATGGCCATCGGCGGCGTCATCGTCGCGATGTCGATCCTCACCCGCACCGAGCTGCTGGCCGTGCTCATCGCCGGCGTCTTCGTGATCGCTCCCGGCTCTGTCGTGCTGCAGCGGTACTACTTCAAGGCGACCGGCGGCAAGCGCATCTTCCTCATGAGCCCCTTCCACCATCACCTGGAGCTGCGGGGGTGGCCGGAGATCACCATCGTCGTGCGCATGTGGATCATCGCCGGCATCCTGGCGGTGACGGGTGTGGCCCTCTTCTACGTCGAATGGCTTGCCGCGCAATGA
- the murD gene encoding UDP-N-acetylmuramoyl-L-alanine--D-glutamate ligase: MNERLNTLTSWNADWRGLRVAVLGLSVTGFSVADTLAELGAQVLVVTETAAEEYARLLPVIGAELWTGPLTEVPGDLVDFAPDVIVASPGFPPHHPVIRWAQDAGIALWGDIELAWRVRDKVTRPDGRPAEWVLITGTNGKTTTTRLAATMMAEGGLRAAPCGNIGVPVLDAVRDPAGFDVLVVELSSHQLWYLGLQWTPEPVSPTASVCLNLADDHLEWHGSFRAYRDAKAIVYANTRIACVYNKADIATREMVEEAEVVEGCRAIGFDLGVPGPSDLGVVDGILVDRAFLADRATSALELTTVADLAAHGLAAPHVVANILAASALARALDVQPAAIAAALEDFHLDPHRIEVVAIEGGITWVDDSKATNPHAAASSLAAYPGAVWIVGGLLKGVDISGLVAGRGAKTKAAIVIGADRTAVVEAFERHAPTVPVFEVDDADTGEVMTRVVELAAGIARDGDVVLLAPAAASFDQFASYADRGKSFAAAVRERIGGGSHGEHDAQPHDTPDDPA, from the coding sequence ATGAACGAGCGTCTGAACACACTCACCAGCTGGAACGCCGACTGGCGCGGGCTGCGCGTGGCGGTGCTGGGCCTGTCGGTCACCGGGTTCTCGGTGGCGGACACGCTCGCGGAGCTCGGCGCGCAGGTGCTGGTGGTCACCGAGACCGCCGCCGAGGAGTATGCACGCCTGCTGCCGGTGATCGGCGCGGAGCTGTGGACCGGGCCCTTGACCGAGGTGCCCGGCGATCTCGTGGACTTCGCCCCTGACGTCATCGTCGCCTCGCCGGGCTTCCCGCCGCATCACCCGGTGATCCGCTGGGCGCAGGACGCCGGCATCGCCCTGTGGGGCGACATCGAGCTCGCCTGGCGCGTGCGCGACAAGGTGACCCGCCCGGACGGCCGCCCTGCGGAGTGGGTGCTCATCACCGGAACCAACGGCAAGACGACGACCACCCGGCTCGCGGCGACCATGATGGCCGAGGGCGGTCTGCGGGCCGCGCCCTGCGGCAACATCGGCGTGCCGGTGCTCGACGCGGTGCGCGATCCCGCCGGCTTCGACGTGCTCGTGGTCGAGCTGTCCAGCCACCAGCTCTGGTATCTCGGGCTGCAGTGGACGCCCGAGCCTGTGTCGCCGACGGCGTCGGTGTGCCTGAACCTGGCCGACGACCACCTGGAGTGGCACGGCTCGTTCCGGGCGTACCGGGATGCCAAGGCGATCGTGTACGCCAACACACGCATCGCCTGCGTGTACAACAAGGCCGACATCGCCACGCGCGAGATGGTCGAAGAGGCCGAAGTGGTCGAAGGATGCCGCGCCATCGGCTTCGACCTCGGGGTGCCGGGACCCAGCGACCTGGGGGTCGTCGACGGCATCCTCGTCGACCGCGCCTTCCTGGCCGACCGGGCCACGAGCGCCCTCGAGCTGACCACCGTCGCCGACCTCGCCGCCCACGGGCTCGCCGCTCCCCACGTCGTGGCGAACATCCTCGCGGCCAGTGCCCTCGCACGCGCCCTGGACGTGCAGCCGGCCGCGATCGCGGCGGCGCTGGAGGACTTCCACCTCGACCCGCACCGCATCGAGGTGGTCGCGATCGAAGGCGGCATCACGTGGGTCGATGACTCGAAGGCCACCAACCCGCATGCCGCCGCGTCGTCACTGGCCGCTTACCCGGGAGCCGTCTGGATCGTCGGCGGCCTGCTGAAGGGCGTCGACATCTCCGGCCTCGTCGCGGGGAGGGGTGCGAAGACGAAGGCGGCCATCGTGATCGGCGCCGATCGGACGGCCGTTGTCGAGGCGTTCGAGCGACACGCGCCGACGGTACCCGTGTTCGAGGTCGACGACGCCGACACTGGAGAGGTCATGACGCGGGTCGTCGAACTGGCGGCGGGGATCGCCCGTGACGGGGACGTGGTTCTGCTCGCCCCCGCCGCAGCATCCTTCGACCAGTTCGCGTCCTACGCCGACCGCGGCAAGAGCTTCGCCGCAGCGGTGCGCGAACGGATCGGAGGGGGGTCGCATGGCGAGCACGACGCACAACCGCACGACACCCCCGACGACCCCGCCTGA
- the ftsW gene encoding putative lipid II flippase FtsW — protein sequence MASTTHNRTTPPTTPPDGASRGPLAARISLGKVFTPVPSEFVLISSAALLLTAFGLVMVLSATSATSTAAGLGPFDTLVKQAVFATIGIPLMFVLSRFPVSFWKKIAWPVLIGATFLQLLVFVPGIGIENDGNRNWISIAGQQAQPSEFLKLTLALWLGLVLFRKRSLLTKWQHVFIPVVPVGGLVIATVMAGGDLGTTMILVLILLAALFFSGVKLRLFIIPLLAAVATVAVLAIRSPNRMARIMSFLDPNCIADYLETCYQPLHGVWSLASGGIFGLGLGNSREKYAWLPAAAHDYIFAIVGEELGLIGCIVALGLFALFAVGAFHVVRKTDDAFVRIAAGAITVWIVGQALINIGVVLRVFPVLGVPLPFMSQGGTALLSVLMACGVLLSFARTLPVKTPAVAAI from the coding sequence ATGGCGAGCACGACGCACAACCGCACGACACCCCCGACGACCCCGCCTGACGGCGCGTCGCGGGGCCCCCTCGCCGCGCGGATCTCGCTCGGCAAGGTCTTCACGCCGGTGCCGAGCGAGTTCGTCCTGATCTCGTCAGCCGCTCTCCTGCTGACCGCCTTCGGTCTCGTGATGGTGCTGTCGGCCACCTCCGCCACGTCCACGGCTGCCGGTCTCGGTCCCTTCGACACGCTCGTCAAGCAGGCGGTGTTCGCGACGATCGGCATCCCGCTGATGTTCGTCCTCAGCCGGTTCCCGGTGTCGTTCTGGAAGAAGATCGCCTGGCCCGTGCTGATCGGCGCGACCTTCCTGCAGCTGCTCGTCTTCGTCCCCGGCATCGGCATCGAGAACGACGGCAACCGCAACTGGATCTCCATCGCCGGCCAGCAGGCGCAGCCGTCGGAGTTCCTCAAGCTCACCCTTGCGCTCTGGCTCGGGCTGGTGCTGTTCCGCAAGCGCTCACTGCTGACCAAATGGCAGCACGTCTTCATCCCGGTGGTCCCCGTCGGCGGCCTCGTCATCGCGACGGTCATGGCCGGCGGAGACCTCGGCACCACGATGATCCTGGTGCTGATCCTGCTGGCGGCCCTGTTCTTCTCGGGCGTGAAGCTGCGGCTGTTCATCATCCCGCTCCTCGCGGCCGTCGCCACCGTCGCCGTCCTCGCGATCCGCAGCCCCAACCGCATGGCGCGCATCATGAGCTTCCTCGACCCGAACTGCATCGCCGACTACCTGGAGACCTGCTACCAGCCGCTGCATGGCGTCTGGAGCCTGGCCAGCGGCGGGATCTTCGGTCTGGGTCTGGGCAACTCGCGCGAGAAATACGCGTGGCTCCCGGCCGCGGCGCACGACTACATCTTCGCCATCGTGGGGGAGGAGCTGGGCCTCATCGGCTGCATCGTCGCGCTGGGGCTGTTCGCGCTCTTCGCCGTGGGCGCCTTCCACGTGGTCCGCAAGACCGATGACGCGTTCGTGCGCATCGCGGCAGGTGCCATCACGGTGTGGATCGTCGGCCAGGCCCTCATCAACATCGGCGTGGTCCTGCGGGTGTTCCCCGTTCTGGGCGTGCCCCTGCCCTTCATGTCGCAGGGAGGCACGGCGCTGCTGTCGGTGCTCATGGCGTGCGGCGTGCTGCTGTCGTTCGCCCGCACGCTGCCTGTGAAGACGCCCGCCGTCGCTGCGATCTGA